The following proteins are encoded in a genomic region of Bacillus sp. FJAT-22090:
- a CDS encoding VOC family protein: MAVDVYLNFNGNCREAAEFYAEVFKTEKPQIMTFGEAPPSPDYTLPEEAKDLVMHTRLNISGSNVMFSDVFPGSPFIEGNNISLAVVSRDENEIRSAFEALKEGGKVGMELQETFWSKCYGSVKDKFGIEWQLSLETDQMPQ, translated from the coding sequence ATGGCTGTTGATGTATATCTTAATTTTAATGGAAATTGTCGTGAAGCTGCAGAGTTTTACGCAGAAGTTTTTAAAACAGAAAAGCCACAAATAATGACTTTCGGTGAAGCGCCACCAAGTCCCGATTACACGCTACCAGAGGAAGCAAAAGATTTAGTTATGCATACTCGACTAAATATTAGTGGAAGCAATGTCATGTTTTCTGATGTTTTTCCTGGTTCTCCTTTTATTGAAGGCAATAATATTAGCTTAGCAGTTGTAAGTAGAGATGAAAATGAAATTAGATCAGCATTTGAAGCACTTAAAGAAGGCGGAAAAGTAGGGATGGAGCTCCAAGAAACTTTCTGGAGTAAATGCTACGGTTCTGTGAAGGACAAGTTCGGTATCGAGTGGCAACTAAGCCTTGAAACCGATCAAATGCCTCAATAG